One window of the Lactococcus lactis genome contains the following:
- a CDS encoding HK97 family phage prohead protease codes for MTKKTEINFGIDSKLEIRDANKKAGFIGQIAGYAVVFNKPSVPNAPFIEYISSSALNNVDLSDVLALYNHDYANVLGRVDAGTLKLSIDKVGLHFVLDMPDTTVGHDVYNNIKAGNLKGMSFGFVVADGGDSWQQGASKPVRTINQLQTLGEISVVSKPAYDDTSINVTRSLKQFEDERTRKYKEKVRAYLDGLSD; via the coding sequence ATGACTAAAAAAACAGAAATTAATTTTGGGATTGATAGCAAACTAGAAATTAGAGACGCAAATAAAAAAGCAGGATTCATTGGACAAATTGCAGGGTATGCCGTTGTATTTAATAAGCCAAGTGTGCCTAATGCACCTTTTATTGAGTATATTTCTTCATCGGCGCTCAATAATGTTGACCTAAGCGATGTATTAGCTTTATATAACCATGATTACGCCAATGTGCTAGGCAGAGTTGATGCAGGAACTTTAAAGTTAAGCATTGATAAAGTCGGCTTGCATTTTGTTTTGGATATGCCAGATACAACAGTGGGCCATGATGTCTATAACAACATAAAGGCTGGAAACCTTAAAGGCATGAGTTTCGGCTTTGTCGTGGCAGACGGTGGCGATTCATGGCAACAAGGAGCAAGTAAACCTGTCCGAACAATCAACCAACTTCAAACATTAGGCGAAATAAGCGTAGTAAGTAAACCAGCTTATGATGATACTTCTATCAATGTCACTCGTTCTCTCAAACAATTTGAAGACGAGCGTACACGAAAGTATAAAGAAAAAGTAAGAGCTTATCTTGACGGATTGAGTGATTAG
- a CDS encoding DNA primase family protein yields the protein MTDQLEKLVAETPQGNVRSPKPKIEDFTDYGEDGKKVVNIAGYQDSLTDWLEQEKEIINQPDYVKANTQTLRAVRKLFFEHRNLFLSTPKEDGKPPKSLSPLETARIIYKTLKVIKLDHQSGLLGVYNPELGIYETNENFFHRLIYWLEPSYSQARSKEVLFKLETLAEVKQQTAEAHLIPVANGIFNKKTQQLEPFSPKYVFTSTIATKYNAKAKVPNINGWNVDDWLLDLMSGDKELVRLLWQIISASTNGNYSYRKGVWLVGKGNDGKGTFQSLIMNLIGRENVASVKAEQFSERFSLSQVVGKTCIIGDDSQVSYLDNAGNYFSVVTGDPVPIEAKGKQPTLAVFNKLVIQSTNFLPKFRNKSNGTYRRLLIVPFNKSFTSDNDNWKIKDDYIKRKDVLEYVLKIALSLNFEKFDEPKATQGLLDDFKISNDNVLAFVNDMFEEFVSDFLPTAFISALYRAWCEDEGVKPFTKREFELKLPDHIKKEWEKTSKRPHTAGFNRAIDLHRAEEYELFRRLFHWDEDKHKSMTKGYLRKRKRK from the coding sequence ATGACAGACCAACTAGAAAAACTTGTGGCAGAAACGCCACAGGGAAACGTAAGAAGTCCGAAACCTAAAATAGAGGACTTCACAGATTATGGCGAAGACGGCAAAAAAGTCGTCAATATCGCAGGTTATCAAGACAGTTTGACAGACTGGTTAGAACAAGAAAAAGAAATCATTAATCAGCCTGATTATGTCAAAGCAAACACTCAAACGCTTAGAGCGGTTAGAAAACTATTCTTTGAACACCGTAACTTATTTTTAAGCACACCTAAAGAGGACGGAAAGCCACCGAAATCATTAAGCCCTTTAGAAACAGCAAGAATTATCTATAAGACGCTCAAAGTCATCAAATTAGACCACCAAAGCGGACTGTTAGGCGTTTATAATCCTGAACTAGGGATATATGAAACAAATGAGAACTTCTTTCATCGGCTCATTTATTGGCTAGAACCGTCATACAGTCAGGCACGGTCTAAAGAGGTTCTCTTTAAACTTGAAACCTTAGCAGAGGTTAAGCAACAAACCGCAGAAGCTCACTTGATACCAGTTGCTAACGGCATTTTTAATAAGAAAACACAGCAATTAGAGCCATTTAGTCCTAAGTACGTCTTTACCTCAACGATTGCGACCAAGTACAACGCTAAGGCTAAAGTACCCAATATTAACGGTTGGAACGTAGATGACTGGTTACTTGATTTAATGAGTGGAGATAAAGAACTTGTCAGACTTTTATGGCAGATTATTTCCGCAAGCACCAACGGCAACTACTCCTATCGCAAAGGCGTGTGGCTCGTCGGTAAAGGAAATGACGGCAAAGGTACATTTCAGAGCCTCATCATGAACTTAATCGGACGTGAGAACGTCGCAAGTGTCAAAGCTGAACAGTTTTCTGAACGCTTTTCTCTTTCCCAAGTCGTTGGGAAGACTTGCATTATTGGAGATGACAGCCAAGTCAGTTACTTAGACAATGCAGGGAATTACTTTTCTGTGGTTACTGGCGACCCAGTACCGATTGAAGCGAAAGGGAAACAACCAACCTTAGCAGTATTTAACAAGCTGGTTATTCAATCTACTAACTTTTTACCAAAGTTTAGAAACAAGTCAAATGGAACATACAGACGTTTGCTTATTGTTCCCTTTAACAAGTCTTTCACGTCAGATAATGACAACTGGAAAATCAAAGATGATTATATTAAACGCAAAGACGTTTTAGAGTACGTGCTTAAAATCGCTTTATCGCTTAACTTTGAGAAGTTTGACGAACCCAAAGCCACACAAGGTCTGTTAGATGATTTTAAAATCTCTAATGACAATGTACTGGCGTTTGTAAATGATATGTTTGAGGAATTTGTAAGTGATTTTCTACCGACCGCCTTTATAAGCGCCTTATATCGTGCATGGTGTGAAGATGAGGGTGTAAAGCCATTTACTAAGCGAGAGTTTGAGCTTAAATTACCTGACCACATTAAAAAGGAATGGGAAAAAACAAGTAAAAGACCTCATACGGCAGGCTTTAACAGAGCGATTGATTTACACCGAGCCGAGGAATATGAGCTTTTTAGACGGCTATTTCATTGGGACGAAGACAAACATAAAAGCATGACAAAAGGGTATCTACGTAAGAGAAAGCGAAAATGA
- a CDS encoding bifunctional DNA primase/polymerase: MTPKEQALNCISRGFSVIAGFPAGKSERAVIRGTSSGTLDEITVSEWFDEIPNRNIMINLRNSGLICIDLDQHQNGQNGRSVFSRLWNEHSEGEILSTYVEKTPTGNGLHVFFKVPKELFSQPIVSELADGVEIKTHFTPIYPSKRTDGDYIPLNDTETNEPLTFDNLCDCPDWLLEMIQRRQKRQNPTLGSRTYGAEMWELFNQGARKGNRNNDTNRILHYWRKIGIDNNHCMDLLRTFNNRTSPPLPDDELATIWKSVFKMK, translated from the coding sequence TTGACACCCAAAGAACAAGCCCTAAACTGTATTAGTCGTGGCTTTTCTGTCATTGCGGGCTTTCCGGCTGGGAAAAGTGAGAGAGCTGTTATCCGTGGTACTTCAAGTGGAACGCTTGACGAAATCACAGTAAGCGAATGGTTTGATGAAATACCGAACCGCAATATTATGATTAATCTTAGAAATAGCGGTTTGATTTGTATTGACTTAGACCAGCACCAAAACGGACAGAATGGGCGGAGTGTTTTCAGTCGATTGTGGAATGAACACAGCGAGGGCGAAATATTAAGTACCTATGTCGAGAAGACACCAACAGGCAACGGCTTGCATGTTTTCTTTAAAGTTCCCAAAGAGCTATTCAGTCAACCGATTGTCAGTGAATTGGCGGACGGCGTGGAGATAAAAACACACTTCACACCAATCTACCCAAGCAAACGCACAGACGGCGATTATATCCCTTTGAATGATACAGAAACTAACGAGCCTTTAACTTTCGATAATCTTTGCGATTGTCCTGACTGGTTACTTGAAATGATACAGCGACGACAAAAAAGACAGAACCCAACGTTAGGCAGTCGTACTTATGGCGCTGAAATGTGGGAGTTATTCAACCAAGGCGCAAGAAAAGGCAACCGAAACAACGATACAAATCGTATTCTCCACTACTGGAGAAAAATAGGCATTGATAACAATCATTGCATGGACTTATTGCGAACCTTTAACAATCGAACCAGTCCGCCCTTACCTGATGACGAGCTGGCGACCATTTGGAAAAGTGTATTCAAGATGAAATAG
- a CDS encoding putative transcriptional regulator, translating to MEQVKTINHLGQVVYQESVEFYKEKLSVHSKDFLQNVLIPQLYEWSNAYKAAVELTK from the coding sequence ATGGAACAAGTAAAAACAATTAATCATCTTGGACAAGTAGTTTATCAAGAGTCAGTTGAATTTTATAAAGAAAAACTCTCAGTTCACTCAAAAGATTTTCTTCAAAATGTGCTCATCCCTCAGCTTTATGAATGGTCAAATGCTTATAAAGCAGCGGTTGAACTGACAAAATAA
- a CDS encoding Rha family transcriptional regulator → MKDLAFLTSPDMSKAEVVTNHVVIAEYAGLNKISVRKLIDNNKQDLEELGILSFEMTKPIKGSTGGRPTKIYQLNRNQAMLLITWLDNTEPVRAFKLALVKRFNEMEKELQA, encoded by the coding sequence ATGAAAGACTTAGCATTTTTAACCAGTCCTGACATGAGTAAAGCGGAAGTTGTAACTAACCATGTCGTTATTGCTGAATATGCAGGACTTAATAAAATTTCAGTTCGTAAACTGATTGATAACAATAAACAAGACCTTGAAGAGCTAGGGATATTGTCATTTGAAATGACAAAACCTATTAAAGGTTCAACTGGTGGACGTCCAACAAAAATTTATCAACTCAATCGTAACCAAGCTATGTTACTTATTACATGGCTAGACAATACCGAACCAGTTCGAGCTTTTAAACTGGCTCTTGTAAAACGATTTAATGAAATGGAAAAAGAGCTTCAGGCATGA
- a CDS encoding helix-turn-helix domain-containing protein: MAKNRINELRKAQNLTLKDLVELLKQKNIKVNASQISSYEKGTTPRNEDIWEALAEIFDVTLPYLRGYDEGISNVFDLPFDEVNEMIKENVEIKLMLGVLYELKRPERISDIASLAGYAAELSEESWDYIKKSALSIACLERNGVEDWESFFAKDTSYTEIQ, from the coding sequence ATGGCTAAAAATAGAATAAATGAATTAAGAAAAGCCCAAAATTTAACACTTAAGGACTTGGTAGAACTGTTAAAACAAAAAAATATAAAAGTTAATGCTAGCCAAATTTCTAGTTATGAAAAAGGAACAACTCCTAGAAATGAAGATATCTGGGAGGCGCTCGCTGAAATATTCGATGTAACACTGCCATACTTACGTGGATACGATGAAGGTATATCAAATGTATTTGATTTGCCTTTTGATGAAGTCAATGAAATGATAAAAGAAAATGTTGAAATAAAATTGATGTTGGGGGTTTTATATGAACTTAAGAGACCTGAAAGGATTAGTGATATTGCCTCACTTGCTGGCTACGCTGCGGAGCTTTCTGAAGAGAGTTGGGATTATATAAAAAAATCAGCTCTAAGTATTGCTTGCTTAGAGCGTAATGGTGTAGAAGATTGGGAAAGCTTTTTTGCTAAAGATACTTCTTATACAGAAATTCAATGA
- a CDS encoding DUF3800 domain-containing protein: MGSWRNRPKHISELKADIPYVVAIDESGSPSLKYLQKKLSSNTEDNCELNDIHFNVTACLMETSHFIESQDMVMGIKNKFWSEGCANYKKGDKKRVCFHSTEIRRRTNAFNFDSLDKHKTFINELGKVMSDMNVKLFSSHINKLELIKQYSTPYNPYELSLTFIFERLSYEIGKKKAVIVLESRGKKEDKVLLKHIVKMIDQGTRFINKSKFSFIEGVYFNGKWEEKSNNLKSYWILEMADLYCYPLFKFGKLNEKDQTFQCCEEKIICYPDYIGKGFKKFPYNKKTP, from the coding sequence ATGGGAAGTTGGCGAAATAGACCAAAGCATATATCAGAACTTAAGGCGGATATTCCTTATGTTGTTGCTATAGATGAGAGTGGTAGTCCTAGTTTAAAATATTTACAAAAAAAGCTATCCTCAAATACTGAAGATAACTGTGAACTTAATGATATTCATTTTAATGTAACTGCTTGTTTAATGGAGACCTCTCATTTTATAGAATCTCAAGATATGGTTATGGGAATAAAAAATAAGTTTTGGTCAGAAGGATGTGCTAATTATAAAAAAGGGGATAAAAAGAGAGTTTGCTTTCATTCTACAGAAATTCGTAGAAGAACTAATGCCTTTAATTTTGATAGCTTAGATAAGCACAAAACTTTTATTAATGAATTAGGAAAAGTTATGTCTGATATGAATGTAAAATTATTCTCTTCACATATTAATAAGCTGGAACTAATCAAACAGTATTCTACCCCTTATAACCCCTATGAGCTTTCACTAACTTTTATTTTTGAAAGACTTTCTTATGAAATCGGCAAAAAGAAAGCTGTGATAGTATTGGAATCCAGGGGTAAAAAAGAAGATAAAGTTTTGTTGAAACATATCGTGAAAATGATAGACCAAGGTACAAGATTTATTAATAAGTCAAAGTTTTCTTTTATTGAAGGTGTTTACTTTAATGGAAAATGGGAAGAAAAATCGAACAATCTAAAATCATATTGGATATTGGAAATGGCTGATTTGTACTGTTATCCGCTTTTTAAATTCGGAAAACTAAACGAAAAAGACCAGACTTTCCAGTGCTGTGAAGAAAAGATAATTTGTTATCCCGATTACATTGGGAAAGGTTTCAAAAAGTTTCCATATAACAAAAAAACGCCCTAA
- a CDS encoding tyrosine-type recombinase/integrase, producing MNIKEYIKKDGTKVYRTNVYLGVDNLTGKQVRTSVSANSRKMCDIKARQAINKFINNGSTIAREKVVFDNFESLALSWFESYKLTVKENSISVADNYLRNYILPPIGSYKLSKITPMLLQELVNKWANNANTAEIINGKRERGKCKDYKLLLNFIKRILDYGMQLGAIEDNSAIKVFPPKLKTRTVKKIKYFDNEELKQFLLYLDTLEPSTDNRKSKTLYKLLLATGLRVGEAMALSWSDIDFNNHYLNVSKTLIQQSNLIQDSAKTKESNRSVFLDNDTLESLKEWRKYQNDGAISLHDSLVFSYHQKMRSYEIERQKLVRHFKNAGVPNIGFHGFRHTHASLLMNNDVNPKEIQRRLGHADYAITMNTYSHLAKSKEKETAEKFSSILKAL from the coding sequence ATGAATATTAAAGAATATATAAAAAAAGACGGTACAAAGGTGTACCGAACTAACGTTTATTTGGGTGTGGATAATCTCACAGGTAAGCAAGTACGAACAAGTGTAAGTGCCAATAGTAGAAAAATGTGTGATATTAAAGCACGCCAAGCTATAAATAAGTTTATCAATAATGGGTCTACAATTGCAAGGGAAAAAGTGGTTTTTGATAACTTTGAATCTTTGGCTTTGAGTTGGTTTGAGAGTTATAAGCTGACAGTTAAGGAAAATAGTATAAGTGTTGCTGATAATTACTTACGTAATTATATACTGCCTCCTATTGGCTCGTACAAGCTCTCTAAGATAACGCCAATGTTATTGCAGGAACTTGTCAATAAATGGGCTAATAACGCAAATACAGCCGAAATAATCAACGGTAAGCGTGAGCGAGGAAAATGTAAGGATTATAAGCTACTTCTTAACTTTATAAAACGTATCCTTGATTATGGTATGCAATTAGGAGCTATCGAGGACAATTCAGCTATAAAGGTTTTCCCTCCTAAGTTAAAGACAAGGACAGTTAAAAAGATTAAGTATTTTGATAATGAGGAGCTAAAACAATTCTTGTTGTATCTTGATACTTTAGAACCAAGCACGGACAATCGAAAGAGTAAGACTTTATACAAACTACTTCTTGCAACTGGCTTACGTGTAGGGGAGGCTATGGCTCTTTCTTGGTCTGATATTGATTTTAACAACCATTATCTCAATGTGTCTAAAACTCTAATTCAACAAAGCAATTTGATACAGGATAGCGCAAAGACAAAAGAGAGTAATCGTTCTGTGTTTTTGGATAACGACACTCTTGAAAGTTTAAAAGAATGGCGGAAATATCAAAATGACGGTGCTATATCCTTGCATGACTCTTTAGTCTTCTCATATCATCAAAAAATGAGGTCTTATGAAATAGAGAGACAGAAATTAGTGAGACACTTCAAAAATGCTGGAGTACCTAACATTGGCTTTCACGGTTTCCGTCATACTCACGCTAGTCTTTTGATGAACAACGATGTTAACCCTAAAGAGATACAAAGACGATTAGGACATGCAGATTATGCTATCACAATGAATACATATAGCCACCTTGCCAAAAGTAAAGAAAAAGAGACCGCTGAAAAGTTCAGCAGTATCTTAAAAGCATTATGA